The Astyanax mexicanus isolate ESR-SI-001 chromosome 7, AstMex3_surface, whole genome shotgun sequence genome has a window encoding:
- the lzts2a gene encoding leucine zipper putative tumor suppressor 2a — protein MALVQALSVPTDHPKSSADIQQCRSVSPPEATGGTMGSVSSLISGRTYQERHCRAASDFSAKCRRSTPATSCFRQQDGTLRSASSQEQLLTNQPTLTSNRSSTIIAAGNGNYGYVGDELVGDWNDNHVTACSPCSDTEEPRDNRTMNGNIGGPPPKLIPVSGRLEKNMEKVVIRPTAFKPVVPKNRNSVQYLSPRPGGSLSESQGSLNLLLPGGGAGLVCAEKRNSYSGGRNARSSQSCTMSDSGRNSLSSLPTYSSAGYSLGTSDSTSGHPEPTRTNGGHGHSNSDSGRSSSSKSTGSLSGRGQPLSDSGSCGRSPAPPEGYESVIRDLEEKLRERDLELQQLRDNLDENEAAICQVYEEKQKRCEQELEELRQTCAAKMKQAQQKAQRAQQVLQLQVFQLQQEKKKLQEDFSQLLQERETLEKRCASIEREQTQLGPRLEETKWEVCQKSGEISLLKQQLKDVQADLGQKAAEIVALKAQLREARSELQASQVRSQEAHAAARTRTLELEVCENELQRRKSEAELLREKLGRLEEESSRLRAVQATLPSSKGQCMSLPLPLSHGRSPAFRDGEEQLLAYESDEAKAQRQSSDALHTVRQQVERLRAELLFERRRGQDQLESFDDERRVWQEEKDKVIRYQKQLQQNYIQMYRRNRELERVMRELSLELENRDMEEYDMRSNEIHFEEITATEI, from the exons ATGGCTCTGGTTCAGGCCCTGTCTGTGCCCACTGATCACCCCAAGTCCAGCGCCGATATCCAGCAGTGCCGTTCTGTATCGCCTCCCGAGGCTACCGGGGGCACCATGGGCTCCGTCAGCAGCCTGATCTCAGGACGCACCTACCAGGAGCGCCACTGCCGCGCCGCCAGCGACTTCAGCGCTAAGTGCCGCAGGTCCACGCCCGCCACCAGCTGCTTCCGGCAGCAAGATGGAACCCTTCGCAGCGCCAGCTCTCAGGAGCAGCTTCTCACCAACCAGCCTACCCTGACCTCCAACAGGTCATCCACCATCATCGCCGCTGGCAACGGCAACTATGGATACGTGGGCGACGAGCTGGTCGGTGACTGGAACGACAACCATGTGACTGCATGCAGCCCATGCAGTGACACGGAGGAACCACGGGACAACCGCACCATGAACGGCAATATCGGGGGTCCTCCCCCAAAACTCATCCCCGTCTCTGGAAGACTGGAGAAA AACATGGAGAAAGTTGTCATTAGGCCCACTGCCTTCAAGCCTGTAGTGCCCAAAAACCGCAATTCTGTGCAGTACCTCTCCCCACGGCCAGGGGGCAGTCTGTCTGAGAGTCAGGGCAGCCTCAACCTTTTACTACCTGGAGGTGGAGCAGGTCTGGTATGTGCCGAGAAACGCAACTCGTACAGCGGCGGCCGCAACGCTCGCAGCAGCCAGTCTTGCACCATGTCGGACTCGGGTCGGAACTCTCTCTCCAGTCTGCCCACCTACAGCAGCGCAGGATACAGCCTGGGCACCAGCGACAGCACATCTGGACACCCAGAGCCCACACGAACCAATGGCGGCCACGGCCACTCCAACTCAGACAGCGGCCGCTCCTCCTCCAGCAAGAGCACCGGCTCCCTGAGTGGGCGGGGTCAGCCACTGTCTGACAGTGGGTCATGTGGGAGATCACCTGCCCCACCAGAGGGGTATGAGAGTGTGATCCGAGACCTGGAagagaagctgagagagagagacctggaACTGCAGCAGCTGCGAGATAATCTGGACGAGAATGAGGCGGCAATATGCCAG gtatatGAGGAGAAGCAGAAGCGCTGTGAGCAGGAGCTGGAGGAGCTGAGGCAGACTTGTGCCGCTAAGATGAAACAGGCCCAGCAGAAAGCACAGCGGGCACAGCAGGTGCTGCAGCTACAAGTCTTCCAGTTACAGCAGGAGAAAAAGAAGCTGCAGGAGGACTTCTCTCAGCTTCTGCAGGAACGTGAGACACTGGAGAAGAGGTGTGCTTCCATTGAGAGGGAACAGACACAGCTGGGTCCACGACTGGAGGAGACCAAGTGGGAG GTCTGTCAGAAGTCTGGAGAGATTTCCCTGCTGAAGCAGCAGCTGAAGGATGTGCAGGCAGACCTGGGCCAGAAGGCGGCCGAGATTGTGGCTCTGAAGGCTCAACTGCGAGAGGCTCGCTCTGAGCTGCAGGCCAGCCAGGTGCGTTCGCAGGAAGCCCATGCAGCAGCCCGCACGCGTACGCTGGAGCTGGAGGTGTGTGAGAACGAGCTGCAGCGGCGTAAGAGTGAGGCCGAGCTGCTGCGAGAGAAACTGGGCCGTCTGGAGGAAGAGTCGAGCAGGTTGAGAGCTGTCCAGGCCACCCTGCCCTCCTCTAAGGGCCAGTGCATGAGCCTGCCTCTGCCTCTGTCCCACGGTCGCAGCCCCGCCTTCCGGGACGGAGAGGAGCAGCTGCTGGCGTACGAGAGCGATGAGGCTAAGGCTCAGCGGCAGAGCAGCGACGCGCTGCACACGGTCCGCCAGCAGGTGGAGAGACTGCGCGCTGAACTGCTGTTCGAGAGGAGACGCGGCCAGGACCAGCTGGAGTCCTTTGACGATGAGCGGCGCGTGTGGCAGGAGGAGAAGGACAAGGTGATCCGCTATCAGAAACAGCTGCAGCAGAACTACATCCAGATGTACCGGCGCAACCGCGAGCTGGAGCGGGTCATGAGGGAGCTGAGTCTGGAGCTGGAGAATAGGGACATGGAGGAGTACGACATGCGCAGCAATGAAATCCACTTCGAGGAGATCACGGCCACAGAAATCTAG